The Sulfurimonas hydrogeniphila genome includes a window with the following:
- a CDS encoding DmsC/YnfH family molybdoenzyme membrane anchor subunit, which translates to MQTPLENFIEYKADTGMQCGNYSIDIPPLKEGEQYRFHFDAVACVGCRCCEVACNEQNNNPADIKWRRVGEMEGGDFPAFTQMLNSMSCNHCIDPECLTGCPTESYIKIAETGIVVHDDDTCIGCQYCTWNCPYGVPVFHEERNIVTKCHMCHERLDVGESPACVQACPAGAIEIEVVNVKEWLERDIDEQANMPFLPDARITNSTTRYTLPENLPDDMKEMDEHILKPAHKELPLVFMTVLTQISLGGFLALFLGDFMSLFGFESTNWIMALLVMLPAAIGLPLSALHLGRPFLAMTAMKNIKTSWLSREALALGVFTGLMSAVVATYFFDISNILRLFLEALTLAVGIYGIYAQSMIYRIRARPSWNRITTNFKFFGVAYIGIFLVAFISSVSSVHEAIIPLTTLGMLGALAQLFFSYEDIRTLDVKENAYQLQRTKRLLNENFHKLKMIRFATLILGGVVLPLFTLVFVSASLHVTASVMLFLAIIIAFVSEISDRFLFYTTVVPLGMAGGFFVGKQR; encoded by the coding sequence ATGCAGACACCTTTAGAAAATTTTATAGAGTATAAAGCCGATACAGGGATGCAATGTGGGAATTACTCTATAGATATACCGCCGTTAAAAGAGGGGGAACAGTACCGTTTTCATTTTGATGCTGTTGCCTGTGTCGGGTGTCGGTGCTGTGAAGTTGCCTGTAACGAACAAAACAACAATCCTGCCGATATAAAATGGCGTCGTGTCGGGGAGATGGAAGGCGGAGATTTTCCGGCTTTTACCCAGATGCTCAATTCTATGAGTTGCAATCACTGTATAGATCCTGAATGTCTCACAGGCTGTCCGACGGAATCATATATAAAGATAGCCGAAACAGGCATAGTCGTGCATGATGACGATACCTGTATCGGCTGTCAGTACTGCACATGGAACTGCCCGTACGGTGTTCCTGTTTTTCATGAAGAGAGAAATATTGTTACAAAATGTCATATGTGTCATGAACGGCTTGATGTCGGAGAGTCTCCTGCCTGTGTGCAGGCCTGTCCTGCAGGAGCTATTGAGATTGAGGTTGTCAATGTCAAAGAGTGGCTGGAACGTGACATAGACGAACAGGCAAACATGCCGTTTTTGCCGGATGCACGCATAACAAATTCTACAACGCGCTACACGCTTCCCGAGAATCTGCCGGATGATATGAAAGAGATGGATGAACACATCTTAAAACCTGCACATAAAGAACTGCCTCTTGTTTTTATGACAGTTTTGACGCAAATTTCACTCGGTGGGTTTTTGGCGCTCTTTTTAGGAGACTTTATGAGTCTGTTCGGATTTGAGAGTACCAACTGGATTATGGCACTGCTTGTGATGCTTCCCGCGGCAATCGGGCTGCCTCTCTCAGCCTTGCACCTTGGGCGTCCGTTTTTGGCGATGACAGCCATGAAAAATATAAAAACCTCGTGGCTCTCCCGCGAGGCTTTGGCTTTGGGTGTTTTTACAGGGCTTATGAGTGCCGTAGTGGCAACATACTTTTTCGATATCTCCAATATATTGCGTTTGTTCCTTGAAGCACTGACTTTAGCTGTGGGAATCTATGGAATTTATGCACAAAGTATGATTTACCGTATTCGTGCCCGTCCTTCCTGGAACAGGATTACAACGAATTTCAAGTTCTTCGGTGTGGCATATATCGGAATCTTTTTGGTTGCATTTATCAGCTCTGTATCAAGCGTGCATGAAGCGATTATTCCTTTGACAACCTTGGGTATGCTCGGTGCTTTGGCACAGCTTTTTTTCTCTTATGAAGATATAAGAACACTTGATGTCAAAGAGAATGCATACCAACTGCAACGGACAAAAAGACTTTTAAATGAAAATTTTCATAAGCTCAAAATGATTCGTTTCGCCACGTTGATACTCGGTGGTGTGGTACTGCCGCTGTTTACTTTGGTCTTTGTAAGCGCTTCGTTACATGTAACGGCTTCTGTGATGCTTTTTTTGGCAATCATTATTGCCTTTGTGAGTGAAATAAGTGATAGATTTTTATTTTATACCACGGTTGTTCCTCTTGGAATGGCAGGTGGATTTTTTGTAGGGAAACAACGATGA
- a CDS encoding GGDEF domain-containing protein — protein sequence MAVIIMQECELYQYTLFTGSILLLASLFFNIKYRKKIKKRLEDENRLIKNAYYHPVTSLPNKENVKIVISEQIQRALRHNKSFLVMVIKIKNFHEVQLHSKVLAEEFMLEASNRLLQSTRSEDIIGHISDDSFIIVFNEYLQEENYRRVCQRVEESFAQAPELNTKYTIDFKVSIGTSVYPDGAVNPDALMEKARKAAIDRD from the coding sequence ATGGCGGTCATAATTATGCAGGAATGTGAACTGTATCAATACACTCTTTTTACAGGCAGTATACTTTTGCTTGCAAGTCTGTTTTTTAATATCAAATACAGAAAAAAGATAAAAAAACGCTTGGAAGATGAAAACAGACTCATAAAAAATGCCTACTATCATCCTGTCACCTCTCTCCCAAATAAAGAAAATGTTAAAATAGTAATTTCTGAACAGATACAAAGAGCTTTGCGACATAATAAATCTTTTTTGGTTATGGTAATAAAAATAAAAAATTTTCATGAAGTTCAGCTGCATTCCAAAGTGCTGGCAGAGGAATTTATGCTTGAAGCAAGTAACAGACTGCTGCAAAGTACACGGAGTGAGGATATAATCGGACATATCAGTGATGACTCTTTTATCATTGTTTTTAATGAATATTTACAAGAAGAAAATTACAGGAGAGTATGTCAAAGAGTAGAAGAATCATTTGCACAGGCTCCCGAACTCAATACAAAATATACTATAGATTTTAAGGTTTCCATAGGTACATCTGTGTATCCGGATGGGGCTGTAAATCCGGATGCCTTAATGGAAAAAGCGAGAAAGGCTGCAATTGATAGAGATTGA
- a CDS encoding molybdopterin oxidoreductase family protein — protein MISKLKDFLGFDIKEEKYKLSHDETFGMIADAKKPDKWVFSTCGYCGVGCGLYIGVKDGKAVYTKGNPKHFVNQGTLCPKGLSEHQMLNSPHRIQTPLIKQNGELKPATWDEAFTKVSSEFKRIQKEHGNKAVAVIGTGQFLTEEFYTLGKFVQLGLRTNNYDGNTTLCMASAVMGYKQSLGSDGPTSSYEDFALADTIFLVGANIADNHPILTLHVNKNPKKKVIVIDPRASKTSQMADVYVPVKPRTDLALYNGLAYIVMEQGWEDEGYIKANTNGYKELKKHLQDYPPQEVANITGIDVKTLYELAREFVSSKSVITGWTMGVNQSFMGTDTVSAIINLHLLTGHIGREGTGPFSITGQCNAMGTRETGFTSSLPGYRNFGDEKALKEYAEIVNVPQEIIPRERGYKYAEIIDAIDRGEIKALWITATNPLVSFVNQDKLRKTLKKLDLLVVQDAFLGDTAQIADVVFAAATWGEKEGVYTNSERRCNKANKAVEPIGEAKSDFDIILEFSKYFEGVNEMLFPNWSQPRDAFEEWKKVSKGQLCDYSGMSYELIEELGGIQWPCNEQFPKGSKRLYTKDIPFRTSDKKAKLVCVQWHPMAEPVSPEFPVILNTGRTVEQWHTRTKTRDIAILDNLAPEAWVDINPKDAVKLKVKSGDRMSLSSPRGRIDDVIVRVTSSVREGTVFVPFHFNEQLVNTLTNESFCPKSGEPNFKQTAIQLHSEEVPEGLILEEEQSSGAIAHHKVVYEGVAYKEKEVHLQQ, from the coding sequence ATGATAAGTAAATTAAAAGATTTTTTAGGGTTTGATATAAAAGAAGAGAAATACAAACTCTCACATGATGAAACATTCGGCATGATAGCCGATGCAAAAAAACCCGATAAATGGGTCTTTTCAACCTGTGGATACTGCGGGGTCGGCTGTGGACTTTACATCGGTGTCAAAGACGGTAAAGCTGTTTACACAAAAGGCAATCCAAAACATTTTGTCAATCAGGGAACACTCTGTCCAAAAGGTTTGAGTGAACATCAAATGCTTAACTCTCCCCATAGAATTCAAACCCCGTTGATAAAACAAAACGGTGAGCTGAAACCTGCAACTTGGGATGAAGCCTTCACGAAAGTAAGCAGTGAATTTAAGAGAATTCAAAAAGAACACGGAAACAAAGCCGTTGCTGTCATTGGCACAGGGCAGTTTTTGACAGAAGAATTTTACACTTTGGGTAAATTTGTCCAGCTTGGTCTTCGCACAAATAATTATGACGGCAATACAACCTTGTGTATGGCATCTGCTGTTATGGGTTACAAACAGTCTCTTGGCAGTGACGGTCCGACAAGCTCATATGAAGATTTTGCACTTGCCGATACTATTTTTTTGGTGGGAGCCAATATTGCGGACAATCATCCGATACTTACCTTACATGTAAACAAAAACCCAAAAAAGAAAGTCATCGTTATAGACCCCAGGGCCTCGAAAACATCCCAAATGGCAGATGTGTATGTGCCTGTAAAACCGCGTACAGATCTGGCGCTTTACAACGGTCTGGCTTACATTGTGATGGAGCAGGGATGGGAAGATGAAGGTTATATAAAAGCAAATACAAACGGATACAAAGAGCTGAAAAAACATTTGCAGGATTATCCGCCCCAGGAGGTGGCAAACATTACAGGCATTGATGTCAAAACCCTGTATGAACTCGCACGTGAATTTGTCTCAAGTAAAAGTGTTATCACCGGTTGGACAATGGGTGTGAACCAGTCTTTTATGGGAACAGATACTGTCAGTGCCATCATCAATCTGCATCTTTTGACAGGGCATATCGGTCGAGAGGGAACGGGGCCTTTTAGTATAACAGGGCAGTGTAATGCGATGGGAACACGTGAGACAGGGTTCACTTCATCTCTTCCGGGATACAGAAACTTTGGGGATGAAAAGGCTTTAAAAGAATATGCGGAAATTGTCAATGTTCCTCAGGAAATTATTCCGCGTGAACGTGGCTATAAATATGCCGAAATTATTGATGCCATAGACAGAGGTGAGATAAAAGCGCTTTGGATAACGGCGACAAATCCGCTGGTTAGTTTTGTCAATCAGGACAAACTGCGAAAAACACTGAAAAAACTTGATTTGCTGGTCGTGCAGGATGCTTTTTTAGGCGATACGGCACAAATAGCAGATGTTGTTTTCGCTGCTGCGACCTGGGGTGAGAAAGAAGGTGTTTATACGAATTCTGAACGTCGCTGTAACAAGGCGAACAAAGCAGTAGAACCCATAGGTGAGGCAAAAAGTGATTTTGATATCATTCTTGAATTTTCAAAATATTTTGAAGGTGTGAATGAAATGCTTTTTCCAAACTGGAGCCAGCCTCGTGATGCTTTTGAGGAGTGGAAAAAAGTCTCAAAAGGACAGTTGTGTGACTACAGCGGTATGAGTTATGAGCTTATAGAAGAGTTGGGCGGGATTCAATGGCCATGTAACGAACAGTTCCCAAAAGGGAGTAAAAGACTCTACACCAAAGATATTCCTTTTAGAACATCCGATAAAAAAGCGAAACTTGTATGTGTGCAATGGCATCCGATGGCAGAGCCTGTAAGCCCTGAGTTTCCTGTTATTTTAAACACTGGAAGGACGGTTGAACAGTGGCATACACGAACAAAGACAAGGGATATAGCAATTCTTGACAATTTGGCTCCTGAAGCCTGGGTGGACATAAATCCAAAAGATGCGGTCAAACTCAAAGTAAAAAGCGGTGACAGAATGAGTCTTTCATCTCCAAGGGGGCGCATTGATGATGTTATTGTACGGGTGACATCAAGTGTACGCGAAGGCACGGTATTTGTCCCGTTCCATTTTAATGAACAGCTTGTCAATACGTTGACCAATGAGAGTTTTTGTCCAAAGTCAGGGGAACCTAATTTCAAACAAACGGCAATACAGCTTCACTCAGAAGAGGTACCGGAGGGTCTGATACTTGAAGAGGAACAATCAAGCGGAGCGATTGCACATCACAAGGTCGTTTATGAAGGGGTTGCCTATAAAGAAAAAGAGGTGCATTTGCAACAATAG
- the pyrH gene encoding UMP kinase encodes MANKRVLVKFSGEALAGEAGHGIDTKILKYIAQEIKTLVDAGIEVGIVIGGGNIIRGVTAAQDGIIKRTSGDYMGMLATVINGVAMQEACEHAGMQVRMQTAIKMEQIAEPYINRKATRHLEKGRVVIFAAGTGNPFFTTDTAATLRAVEIGAEVIIKATKVDGVYDKDPAKYPDAVKLPELTYDQALQDHIKVMDDTSIALAKDNSLPIIVCDMSKQGNLLDILNGNMSNCSIVK; translated from the coding sequence ATGGCAAACAAACGTGTTTTAGTTAAATTTTCGGGTGAAGCTCTTGCTGGAGAAGCAGGTCATGGAATCGATACAAAGATTTTAAAGTATATTGCCCAGGAGATTAAAACTCTTGTTGATGCAGGTATAGAAGTCGGTATAGTCATTGGAGGCGGGAATATCATTCGTGGTGTGACTGCTGCCCAAGACGGAATTATTAAGCGTACATCCGGAGATTATATGGGAATGCTTGCAACTGTGATAAACGGTGTAGCAATGCAGGAGGCCTGTGAGCATGCCGGAATGCAGGTACGTATGCAAACCGCTATAAAAATGGAACAGATTGCTGAACCGTATATTAATCGTAAAGCGACACGCCATCTTGAAAAAGGACGTGTTGTTATTTTTGCAGCAGGGACGGGAAATCCGTTTTTTACTACAGATACGGCAGCAACACTTAGAGCTGTTGAAATCGGTGCAGAAGTTATTATCAAGGCCACAAAAGTTGACGGTGTCTATGACAAGGACCCTGCCAAATACCCGGATGCGGTGAAATTACCCGAACTGACCTATGACCAGGCATTGCAGGATCATATAAAAGTTATGGATGATACCTCAATAGCACTGGCAAAAGACAACAGTCTGCCTATTATTGTCTGCGATATGTCCAAGCAAGGTAACTTATTGGATATTTTAAATGGCAATATGAGCAACTGCTCAATAGTAAAATAA
- a CDS encoding DNA-directed RNA polymerase subunit omega: MKVEELTAKVLDENPSMDRYQLAIAVAKRCDELENGAPSKLNVNTSSIKSTDLALMEIAEGLIRVKGFSDKEK, from the coding sequence ATGAAAGTTGAAGAATTAACAGCGAAAGTTTTAGATGAAAATCCAAGTATGGATAGATATCAACTGGCAATTGCAGTTGCAAAAAGATGTGATGAACTGGAAAACGGTGCTCCAAGCAAATTAAATGTCAATACAAGCAGTATCAAGTCAACTGATTTGGCGCTTATGGAAATAGCTGAAGGACTTATTAGAGTCAAAGGCTTTAGCGACAAAGAGAAATAA